In the Silene latifolia isolate original U9 population chromosome 1, ASM4854445v1, whole genome shotgun sequence genome, TATGAAGAACAAATACTTTAGTATGTGTCGTTACATCCCCGATCATTGTTATTCAAGCCATTTCATTGCATAATTGTTGATAACTGAATAGGTATCATAACTTCATATCAGTCTATATAAGATCACTATAAACTCGCGGGCGAAAACTTCTACTTGGCCAACTTCATAACGCTGAGTCGAGAACCAAATTTACATTCTACAAGTAACTCGGCAATTTTCATTGTATTATTAACTTATCAAGTCTTCCTTAAGACGGACTTTTTCTATCATAGGctaaagacgaaaaaaaaaagaatcatttactgaaataagaatttgtgtttacAATAAAATGTGTAAAAAATAATTGACATATCTATTACGTGTGTTAGATAGGCTATCAACAACATTCTTAATTAAATTAGCCAATTATATAACACGAACTTACAACGCAGAGCAAAAGAACGAAGGACCAACACCAACAAAATCCCGATTTTGGGACATGACGATGCAGCTGACCAAATACCATGTACTCTACACTTCTACAGGAGATGAAGATGTATAAAGCATGGTAAGATGAGTGCTTTGCATTAGTGAGAGTAAAAATGTGGAATGAGTTGTTGGTTTGTGTTGGTTTGGCTGGTAGAGAGCTAAGACCAAAGATTGAACTAAGCCCGAAAAGAGAAAACGGGTTACTTCtcacatcccctatttactaaatgaataggcgaaactccaaattttcccgcctaaacatatttcctaaaattaatttgttatttttagcatattctaTAAGTATGGTGGGTTATAATACACATAATctttcaaacttatatatttatgtcatttaGTATTTTACATCCTACACAAAATTATCTCCAATCTTTTTGTGATATAAAAAGgaattctatttttttttgtttaaagaatGATACGAAAAAAATTCattaattttttaaaataaaaagttGCGCCTAAAAATATATTATcagtaaaattttataaaataacatcattaatCTCTCGATAATaggaaaaactttcattgaaatactcatttcatgattaatacgattttgactttgatttttcaaatcaaaatataacgatgtgaaatgtaaaaaaaaaaaaaaaagattagttaatttaaatttcataaatatAATACATTTAAAAAATTAAAACTCTATATATACCGTGCATAAATTGCACGGGAGCTAAACTAGTAAATATATAAAGCGCGAAAAGAAAAAAGTAaatacaaaaccgacacacaaatgGGCTTGAAATTTTGACACGCAAACGGGTACAACGACAGACAACAACAAAGGTATACGGTGGGAAGACCAAATCAGAAgctaaaaacaaaaaaacccgTGATTTCCACGGGTCCCAAAACTAatttttccatttaaaaataACGTAAGAAAGGAGCCCTAATTCTAAATTTTGGGGGAAAAATAGAAACCCTAATCAATTTCACAATTTGCAGCCACTACACTCAGGAGTCAGGCCCTCGCTCATCAGTCATCAGCACAGCCAGAAGAATGCTAAGCTGCAAAAGTTTGCTCTTCAAACACAAATTATTCAAAAACAGCAAGAAAAAAaccaaaaagaagaagaaaatcaAGCATATCTTTCACCAAAATGGTACCTTTAATTCGACCAATAATGAACAACATTTAGAAAATCCTGAAAATGATGAAATTGATGAAGGCTTTAGCCTAAAATCATCAGCCCCTTCACATAATCATGGAGTTCAACCATTGGGTAATCTTTATCTTAGCTCAAATCCCCATAATTCTAGAGATACTGGCTTAGGTAACTTAAATATACTTAGTGATGAACTTGTTGTTGATATTTTAGGGTTTTTAGATGGTACCCATTTGGGTATTTTATCAATTGTTAGCAAATCTTTGTATGTATTCTGTGCCCATGAACCATTATGGAGGAATTTGGTGTTGGAATCATATAAAGGTGGGTTCTTGTTTAATGGGTCATGGAGAAAAACTTATGTTTCTGCTTGTTTTCCTAAGTTTGATGTTGCAAATGTTGAATCTTGGGGTGGTTTGGTTGTTAGAGATTTTTATTCTGATTATTTGTTTCAAAGTTGGTTGTGTGCTAATCTTGAGATGAAGCCTGAATGGGTTCAAAGGGATAATATACGGCGTAGAAAGGCGATTTCTGTTGAGGAATTTGTAGCGGATTTTGAAGAATTAAATAAGCCGGTGTTGTTGGAAGGTTGTATGGAGGATTGGGTTGGTTTGGATAAGTGGGATAAGGATTATTTGATTACGACGTGTGGGGATGTTAAGTTTGCTGTTGGTCCTGTGGAGATGAAGTTGGAGGATTACTATAGGTATTCTGAGTTGACTAAGGAAGAGCGACCATTGTATTTGTTTGATCCAAAGTTTGCGGAGAAAGTGCCTGCATTGGCGAAAGAGTATGAAGTTCCTGTGTACTTTCGAGAGGATTTGTTTTCTGTGTTGGGTGATGAGAGGCCTGATTACAGATGGTTGATAATCGGGCCTGCTGGTTCGGGATCCTCTTTTCATATTGATCCTAATTCGACATCCGCATGGAATGCTGTGATTAAAGGGTCGAAGAAGTGGATATTGTTCCCTCCGGATGTTATACCTCCTGGGGTCCACCCTAGCCCTGATGGTGCCGAAGTGGCATGTCCAGTTTCCATAATTGAGTGGTTCATGAACTTCTATGAAGCTACTAAAAATTGGGAGAAGAGACCAATTGAGTGTGTTTGCAAAGCTGGTGAGGTCATATTTGTGCCTAATGGATGGTGGCATTTGGTCATCAATTTAGAAGAGTCAATTGCGATCACACAGAATTATGTTAGCAGGTATGTGATTTACAATTTACGTTCTTCTCTAGTTTATTTTTCTTAATATGCTTGTTGATGGTCAGTAGAGATCTTAGGTAGAGTTACAAAGAAGTTGTTTTCCCCTATGAGATTAGGTTGCAAACATCCCCTTGAAATGCTATGCTCTACCAGTGCTCTCCATCCATAACAATCTAGCCAGCGGTGGTCTGACCTCCATGCTGCCCCAAAGCACCCAGACCACCACACATTTGTCACGGGGAACAACAAATATGACACCCCAAATCCTTCATAATTACCTTGAGTCCTTGACCCACTCATACACACCACAGATCCAACAAGGCAAACAACCGATACTCTCACCTTCGACCTTGATGAACCACCCTAGAGCACCATTCAATATTGTCTTGAACCACTCACAACCATGATGGCGACTCCCCTGACCATAGTGATAGCACCACCACAAACCCCTGATCACGACAACGGGACCCCACCTACCTCAGTCGCCGATAAACAACATAGTAGGTTAGTCAATGACATGTTTGAATTTTTCATGTTAACTAGACCGGTCAAATTTTTACTCGTCCCGGAGACGTGACTCGTTACAACTTGTTACTTTGTTCATGAACTCGTAAACCAAAAGATTCGACAAATTTATCAAATAATCAAATGAAATTTTATTGTTTGGCCGCATCATAGTTGATATACAAAGGCATGCGTGTGTTAGTCGACTTGCACGCTTTTCACTATTGAGTCGTTCAATTTACCATCTGATTGTTCCAGGAGAAATTTACTGAATGTATTGGAGTTCCTGAAGAAGCCAAATGCCAATGAGCTCGTATCAGGAACGAGGGACCGTGTGAACCTCCACCACAAGTTCAAAAGTGCAATCGAGTCTTCTTTTCCGGGGACTATTGATCGGCTTGAAAGAAAAGCTGAAGAACAGAAGAAGAAACGATCTTTTTGGGATACTATATCAGATAACAGCGCTGGAGCTTTCAAGTTTTCATTCTAGACACAGTCGCCAATAAAAGAGGGACCTTTTAAAATTTAGTTCCAGTTTTTGTTTTACACAATCCAAGTTTGTCAGATTGATATACGAAGTGTGTGCGATTGGCAACTTCAACTCTATATGGATTGATCGCGTTGCAGTCACTTGGTTGAGCTATTTACTAGTACTAGCTTCAAATGagctatttttgtaatttttttaggAAAATCATTGTTTTTGTTACTTGACTGAGATACAAATTTGTGAGTTCAATTTCGAATGAAGGATTAATACTTCTGAGGTTGAAATTCATGCATTCACTCAGGCCATAAAACTTGCACCAATTGTCGTCCAACAATATGCCGAATATAATGTGCAGAAATAAGGAATATTATTTCAAATTTTCACTCGCAAATCGCAATGAGAAATGAGCGACGGATGGACGTAGTCTTACATGAATATGTGGTGAACTGTACAGAAATTAATTTGTCAaaatctaatcaaaccctaaacattaGAAAACCCAAATACCACACTGGCCTATATATCACATGATATTAAAATCCCAAACTtccaagggagaaaagaggggaacAGCCGAACAGAGAAATGAATCATAAAGAACACTGCACAAAAGAACAACCAAATTTCCAGAACGACATTTCCAGAAATGAATGCAAACACTTTTTAAGCGCAATCCTAGAAAGTGGACTCCATTTTGGGAGAAAAACTAATTCTGCAGCTTATTTTCGAACTTGTGTGGATCTTACACATCGCCATAATTTTCCATGAGGGCTTTTATCCAGGAGCATCAGCAAACCAACATTATTTGGGGTCAAATCGAACATATACCTGCGAATTCCAtccaaaaaaaaagagtaaaatatCAGTAGTGAAAATAAAACTTGTAGCCAAAATAAATCGTTTACGCATAACAGATGTATTTGGTCTTTATAGATGCCCAAATTTAAAAAGAACCTTCCTCTTCACGTCAAAACCTtcagaagagaaaaaaaaaatgtgccATGTCACCTAATGAAAAAAATGCAAGGCACGAGCAACACAAGCCTGCCTAATAAAACAAGTTTGCAAGTGGAAAAACCATATTGTAGAATTCCTGTACAGGATTCCGAAGAGCAAGCTATAGTATTGTTTCAATTCAACCAAAGACTTACGAGTAATTCTGGTGAACAGTCTGCAGTAAAAACAAATTTGGGCTCTAATCTAGTAATGTTTATCCACTGACTATATAATGGATACCGAAGAAGCATTAGCCTAGCGGTTGAAACAGAGGTCATGTGGACGATAGGGTGCTAGTTTAAATCCCCCATCCCCTTTATCGTTCTGGCCTTATGCCCCCTCGTACACCAAACAGAACATAAAACATTTCTCAATTTACTCCTTGTTGCTTCAATCCGTTACGTGAATATGGCAAGCAATCTCAAATGACCATGCCCTAAAATCTACCACGACGTAGTTAAACCATGTGATACCAATTGGTTCACAATTtggattatataataaattatactccctccattcaattcCAAATACATGGTATCATTACACACTTACCAATGCAAGATTTTTAATATAAATATCTTCAATTTTAcgttataaaaaaaatataaaattttgataTTCTAACTGCATTTACaaagacgaattaaacaagatcccacatgaatatattttctcttatatattaGGAATATCGAATATTCTCTTCGAACATGAATAGTGTCACAATAGGAAATGTTGTATTTGgaattgaatggagggagtaacagATGAAAATAGGTACTAGAGGTGATCACTAAATGACAAAAAATAAAGGCTTAATGAAAGATGCAAACATATTTCCCAAATAAATATATCAAACTCATGTTTCAGTCTTCAGAAGACCATGAATGGTACATGCCATCCTTAATGGCTTGCTTGTGTTAACCATAACCAACTTATCAACAGCAAAGAGAAAGACGATTATTAAAACAGCTCGCTCTAAATAGAGTAAGGATCCTCTCCATCtcttaaaaagaaatggatatcCATTACTTTTTCAGTTGTTCGGATTAACTCTGGCCTGACTGGGTGGTTGTAAATTTACTTGAGAATGAAAAGGTTAATGAGTGGGATTGgaatatataatataatataataatccTTGAGAGAGGAAATGGACATAAAGAAATGGAGAAGGGGACGATAAAATCAAAAATTCACCAGTACATTTTGCTGTTGGATGTCAGTTCACATCTC is a window encoding:
- the LOC141606696 gene encoding arginine-specific demethylase JMJ22, giving the protein MLSCKSLLFKHKLFKNSKKKTKKKKKIKHIFHQNGTFNSTNNEQHLENPENDEIDEGFSLKSSAPSHNHGVQPLGNLYLSSNPHNSRDTGLGNLNILSDELVVDILGFLDGTHLGILSIVSKSLYVFCAHEPLWRNLVLESYKGGFLFNGSWRKTYVSACFPKFDVANVESWGGLVVRDFYSDYLFQSWLCANLEMKPEWVQRDNIRRRKAISVEEFVADFEELNKPVLLEGCMEDWVGLDKWDKDYLITTCGDVKFAVGPVEMKLEDYYRYSELTKEERPLYLFDPKFAEKVPALAKEYEVPVYFREDLFSVLGDERPDYRWLIIGPAGSGSSFHIDPNSTSAWNAVIKGSKKWILFPPDVIPPGVHPSPDGAEVACPVSIIEWFMNFYEATKNWEKRPIECVCKAGEVIFVPNGWWHLVINLEESIAITQNYVSRRNLLNVLEFLKKPNANELVSGTRDRVNLHHKFKSAIESSFPGTIDRLERKAEEQKKKRSFWDTISDNSAGAFKFSF